In Aeromicrobium wangtongii, the DNA window TCGCTGTCGACGATGCTGCCGCTGGTCTTCGCGATCAAGAATCTCGCGGAGCACGGCCTGACCGACCTGACGCTGACCGCGTTCGCGGTCGGGATGATCTCGGCCTGGGCGCTCGTGCGCCGGCTGCGGACGGCCCCGTCGCCGATGATCGACCTGTCGCTGTTCGGCAACCGGGTCTTCAGCGGGGCGATCCTGGCCAACCTGCTGAGCTTCATGGGCTTCACCGGCTTCCTGTTCCTTGGCTCGCAGCTGCTGCAGCTGGTGCTGGGGCTGTCGGCGATGGACGCTGCGCTGGTGCTGCTGCCGGGCCTGGCGGCGACGGTCGTGGCCGGATTCGTGGCCGTGCGCCTGCTGCGGGTCGTGTCGGCCCGGGTGCTGGTGACGGCGAGCTTCGCGGCGTCCGCGGTCGGCTACGCGCTGACCGCGATGACCGGCACCCCGACGGTCGTCACGGTCGCGGTGGCGTTCGCCGTGATGGGCATCGGGATCGGCATGGCCGAGACCTTGACCAACGACCTGATGCTGTCCAGCGTCCCGCCGTCCAAGGCCGGTGCGGCGTCGGCGATCTCCGAGACCGCGTACGAGATCGGTGCGGTCCTCGGCACCGCCGTCCTGGGCACGATCCTGACGTCGATCTACCGCTCGCACCTGACGTATCCGGCGATCGTGCAGTGGGGGGATCGCAACGGCTCCTTCGAGACGCTCGGCGGCACGGTCGAGGTGGCCAAGTTCTACCCCAACGAGGTCGGCACCTCGCTGCTGGACTCGGCCCGGGGCGCCTTCGACCTGGGCGTGCAGTACACCTCGGCGGCCGCGATCGTCATCGCCCTGCTGGCGGCCCTGGTCTCGTGGAGAACCCTCAAGCACGCCTGAACCCGCGAGTGGCGCAGATTGGACTTTTTGAGACGGCGAGTCTGCGCAATCTGCGCCACTCGGGGGTGAGACTGCGCCACTCGCGGGACGAGGTGGCGGGACACTGGACGCATGTCCCTCAAGCACAGCCTGCTCGCGGTCTTGGTGATGCTCATCTGGGGGCTCAACTTCGTCGTGATCGACGAGGGCCTGGCGGACGTCCCGCCGCTGTTGTTCCTCGCGATGCGGTTCGTGCTCGTCGCGGTGCCGCTGGTCTTCTTCATCCCCCGGCCGGCCGCCGACTGGAGGGTCGTCGTCGCGGTGGGGACGTTCATGAGCCTCGGGCAGTTCAGCCTGCTCTACATCGCCCTCGACCTCGGGATGCCGGCCGGGCTCGGGTCCCTCGTGCTGCAGGCGCAGGTCATCTTCACGATCGTCATCGCGGCCGTCGTCATCCGCGAGCCCCCTACCCGTCGACAGGCCGTCGGCGCGGTGATCGGCACGGTGGGACTGGTGCTCGTCGTGGTGGCCCACGGGGCGAGCGCGCCCGTCGTCCCGG includes these proteins:
- a CDS encoding MFS transporter; this encodes MSTMERTTGTMDSQRAGAREWAALAVLMLPVLMTSVDNTVLTFALPAMSIDLRPTGTQLLWIVDIYAIMLAGLLIAMGSIGDRFGRRRLLVIGSIGFGVASLLAAFSGSPEMLIVARVLQGVFGAMLMPSTLSLIRNVFHDARDRRIAIATWAAMFSGGAALGPVLGGWLLGHFWWGSVYFINAPIILAFVPLALLLLPESRDPAPGPLDLPSIGLSLSTMLPLVFAIKNLAEHGLTDLTLTAFAVGMISAWALVRRLRTAPSPMIDLSLFGNRVFSGAILANLLSFMGFTGFLFLGSQLLQLVLGLSAMDAALVLLPGLAATVVAGFVAVRLLRVVSARVLVTASFAASAVGYALTAMTGTPTVVTVAVAFAVMGIGIGMAETLTNDLMLSSVPPSKAGAASAISETAYEIGAVLGTAVLGTILTSIYRSHLTYPAIVQWGDRNGSFETLGGTVEVAKFYPNEVGTSLLDSARGAFDLGVQYTSAAAIVIALLAALVSWRTLKHA